A portion of the Calothrix sp. 336/3 genome contains these proteins:
- the rplM gene encoding 50S ribosomal protein L13: MTTDNKTYLPPQSSIEREWYVVDAADQRLGRLATEIAMVLRGKNKPEYTPHMDTGDFVIVINAEKVAVTGKKRTQKLYRRHSGRPGGMKTETFAKLQDRIPERIIEQAVKGMLPKNSLGRNLFTKLKVYAGPVHPHAAQQPKELKVNTIPGVNN; the protein is encoded by the coding sequence ATGACAACCGATAATAAAACCTATCTTCCCCCTCAAAGCTCTATAGAGCGTGAGTGGTATGTCGTAGATGCCGCAGACCAACGTCTTGGTCGTTTAGCAACAGAAATTGCCATGGTTCTACGTGGCAAAAATAAACCTGAATACACCCCCCACATGGATACTGGTGATTTTGTCATCGTCATCAATGCGGAAAAAGTTGCGGTAACTGGCAAAAAACGTACACAAAAGCTTTATCGCCGCCATTCTGGTCGTCCCGGTGGGATGAAGACAGAAACCTTTGCTAAACTCCAAGACCGCATCCCAGAAAGAATTATCGAACAAGCTGTCAAGGGAATGCTACCAAAAAATAGCTTGGGTCGAAACTTGTTTACTAAGCTGAAAGTTTACGCAGGTCCAGTCCATCCCCATGCAGCCCAACAACCCAAAGAACTAAAAGTTAATACGATTCCAGGAGTAAATAACTAA
- the truA gene encoding tRNA pseudouridine(38-40) synthase TruA gives MLEVVSLPTQRVALVIQYLGTHFHGWQRQAQHRTVQEEIENAIRQILGHSVTLHGAGRTDSGVHAAAQVAHFDATGRIPAHKWAAVINTHLPEDVLVRASTGVEPRWHARFSANYRRYRYTIYTDKRPNLFLKPFCWHYYHAPVDENLIQAAMKPLLGKHHLAAFHRANSARQHSWVEVQAAECQREGAFVHIEIQADGFLYGMVRLLVGMLIQVGTGERSLSNFYDIWKSERREEVKYAAPAHGLCLLRVGYPDFPFPPEVWYDNQPKLVIGHPGVS, from the coding sequence ATGTTAGAAGTTGTCAGCCTACCTACCCAAAGAGTCGCCCTGGTTATTCAGTACCTTGGTACTCATTTTCATGGTTGGCAAAGGCAAGCACAACACCGGACTGTCCAAGAAGAGATAGAAAATGCTATTCGGCAAATTCTTGGTCATTCAGTCACCTTACATGGAGCAGGACGAACTGATTCTGGTGTCCATGCTGCTGCTCAGGTAGCACATTTTGATGCCACAGGAAGAATCCCCGCCCACAAATGGGCAGCAGTTATCAACACTCACCTACCTGAAGATGTTCTAGTACGAGCTTCCACAGGTGTAGAACCTAGATGGCACGCACGTTTTAGTGCTAATTATCGCCGCTATCGCTACACCATTTATACAGACAAACGTCCGAACTTGTTTCTCAAGCCTTTTTGTTGGCATTATTATCATGCGCCTGTGGATGAAAATTTAATCCAAGCAGCCATGAAACCTCTACTAGGCAAACACCACCTAGCTGCATTTCACCGAGCCAACTCCGCACGGCAACATTCTTGGGTAGAAGTACAAGCCGCAGAATGTCAACGGGAGGGAGCATTTGTCCACATAGAAATTCAGGCTGATGGGTTTTTATATGGCATGGTGAGATTATTGGTGGGGATGTTGATTCAAGTGGGAACCGGAGAGCGATCGCTCTCAAATTTTTACGACATCTGGAAATCGGAACGCCGGGAAGAAGTCAAATATGCCGCGCCTGCCCATGGTTTATGTCTGTTGCGTGTTGGTTATCCTGATTTTCCTTTTCCTCCAGAAGTCTGGTATGACAATCAGCCAAAATTAGTCATCGGTCATCCTGGAGTTAGCTGA
- the rplQ gene encoding 50S ribosomal protein L17 has product MRHRCRIKKLSKPADQRRALLRSLATELIRHGRITTTLTRAKVLRGEVEKMITLAKDGSLSARRQAMGYIFDKQLVHALFEQAPTRYGSRNGGYTRILHTVPRRGDNAEMAIIELV; this is encoded by the coding sequence ATGCGTCACCGTTGTCGAATCAAAAAACTCAGCAAACCAGCTGATCAGCGTCGTGCTTTATTGCGATCGCTAGCAACCGAATTAATCCGCCATGGTCGAATTACCACAACCCTCACCCGCGCAAAAGTTCTACGTGGTGAAGTGGAAAAAATGATTACCCTGGCAAAGGACGGTTCCCTATCTGCCCGTCGTCAAGCCATGGGCTATATTTTCGATAAACAACTGGTTCATGCTTTATTTGAGCAAGCACCTACTCGCTACGGTAGCCGTAATGGTGGATACACTCGGATTTTGCATACGGTTCCTCGCCGTGGTGATAATGCCGAAATGGCAATTATTGAATTAGTTTAG
- a CDS encoding DNA-directed RNA polymerase subunit alpha produces the protein MAQFQIECVESNTEESRSHYSKFVLEPLERGQGTTVGNALRRVLLSNLEGTAVTAVRISGVTHEFATVPGVREDVLEILMRMKEVILKSYSAQAQIGRVLVSGPATVTVAHFDLPSEVEIIDPTQYIATVAEGGKLEMEFRIEKGKGYRTVERGREEATSLDFLQIDSVFMPVRKVNYSVEETRSETGIPKDRLLLDVWTNGSLSPQEALSSAAGILVELFNPLKDIDIRQTDTDSDIPDDPTAQIPIEELQLSVRAYNCLKRAQVNSVADLLDYTQEDLLEIKNFGQKSAEEVVEALQRRLGITLPQERASKHN, from the coding sequence GTGGCGCAGTTTCAAATTGAATGTGTAGAGTCTAATACAGAAGAAAGTCGAAGCCACTACAGTAAATTCGTGCTGGAACCTCTGGAGCGAGGTCAAGGAACCACCGTAGGTAACGCTCTCAGACGAGTTCTACTGTCGAATCTAGAGGGGACAGCAGTTACAGCAGTGCGTATTTCCGGCGTAACTCACGAATTTGCCACCGTTCCGGGCGTTCGGGAAGATGTTCTAGAAATCTTGATGCGGATGAAGGAAGTCATCCTGAAAAGCTATTCCGCCCAAGCTCAAATTGGTCGTGTCTTAGTCAGCGGTCCAGCAACGGTAACTGTAGCACATTTTGACTTACCAAGCGAAGTTGAAATCATTGACCCCACTCAGTATATTGCCACCGTAGCTGAAGGCGGCAAACTGGAAATGGAATTTCGGATTGAGAAGGGTAAAGGCTATCGGACAGTGGAAAGGGGAAGGGAAGAAGCAACATCCCTTGACTTTTTACAAATTGACTCTGTATTTATGCCTGTGCGGAAAGTCAACTACAGTGTGGAAGAAACACGAAGCGAAACAGGTATACCCAAAGATAGACTGTTGTTAGATGTATGGACAAATGGCAGTCTCAGTCCCCAGGAAGCACTTTCTTCTGCTGCTGGTATCTTGGTTGAGTTATTTAATCCTCTCAAGGATATCGATATCAGACAAACTGATACAGATTCTGATATTCCAGATGATCCAACTGCACAAATCCCCATTGAGGAATTGCAGTTATCTGTCAGAGCTTACAACTGTCTCAAACGGGCACAAGTTAATTCTGTGGCGGATTTGCTGGATTATACCCAAGAAGACCTCTTGGAAATCAAGAACTTTGGTCAAAAATCAGCAGAAGAGGTAGTGGAGGCTTTACAACGTCGTCTAGGTATTACTTTACCTCAAGAGAGAGCTTCCAAACACAATTAA
- the rpsK gene encoding 30S ribosomal protein S11, protein MARQPSKKGGSKKTKRNVPNGVAYIQSTFNNSIVTITDQNGDVISWASAGSSGFKGAKKGTPFAAQTAAESAARRAIDQGMRQIEVMVSGPGAGRETAIRALQGAGLEITLIRDITPIPHNGCRPPKRRRV, encoded by the coding sequence ATGGCGCGACAACCATCAAAAAAAGGCGGCAGCAAAAAGACAAAACGTAATGTACCCAACGGTGTTGCCTACATTCAATCTACGTTTAACAATAGCATCGTTACCATCACCGACCAAAACGGAGATGTGATTTCCTGGGCAAGTGCAGGTTCTAGCGGTTTTAAAGGAGCCAAAAAAGGTACTCCCTTCGCCGCACAAACCGCAGCAGAAAGTGCTGCTCGCAGAGCAATCGACCAAGGAATGCGTCAAATAGAAGTCATGGTTTCTGGACCTGGTGCTGGTCGAGAAACTGCGATTCGTGCATTACAAGGAGCGGGTTTAGAGATTACTCTGATTCGTGATATTACCCCCATTCCTCATAACGGTTGCCGTCCTCCCAAACGCCGTCGTGTATAG
- the rpsM gene encoding 30S ribosomal protein S13, which yields MARIAGVDLPRDKRVEIGLTYIYGIGLSRSKEILATTGVNPDTRVKELSDADVASLRSEIESNYEVEGDLRRWEAMNIKRLIDIGTYRGRRHRMGLPVRGQRTRTNARTRRGRRQTVAGKKKAPGK from the coding sequence GTGGCACGTATTGCCGGAGTAGACCTACCACGCGACAAGCGCGTTGAGATTGGTCTGACATACATTTACGGAATTGGTTTATCTAGATCCAAAGAAATTCTCGCCACTACAGGTGTGAATCCCGACACCCGCGTCAAAGAACTAAGTGATGCAGATGTTGCATCCCTTCGCTCGGAAATTGAAAGTAATTACGAAGTTGAGGGTGACTTACGGCGCTGGGAAGCAATGAATATTAAGCGCCTCATCGATATCGGAACTTACAGAGGTCGTCGTCACCGTATGGGTTTACCTGTCAGAGGACAAAGAACTCGGACAAATGCCAGAACCCGACGCGGCAGAAGACAGACTGTAGCCGGGAAGAAAAAGGCTCCAGGGAAATAA
- the rpmJ gene encoding 50S ribosomal protein L36, translating to MKVRASVKKICEKCTVIRRRGRVMVICINPKHKQRQG from the coding sequence ATGAAAGTCAGAGCCTCAGTCAAGAAAATCTGTGAAAAATGTACCGTGATTCGTCGTCGCGGTCGTGTGATGGTAATATGCATCAACCCCAAGCATAAGCAACGTCAAGGATAA